A stretch of the Aegilops tauschii subsp. strangulata cultivar AL8/78 chromosome 4, Aet v6.0, whole genome shotgun sequence genome encodes the following:
- the LOC109752820 gene encoding actin-depolymerizing factor 5 translates to MAMAYKMATEGMNIKEECKRWFTEMKWKKVHRFVVYKIDERTRAVLVDKVGGPGEGYEELVAALPGDDCRYAVFDFDFVSVDNCQKSKIFFIAWSPAASRIRAKILYATSKQGLRRVLEGVHYEVQATERSEMGFDVIRERAQ, encoded by the exons ATGGCAATGGCTTACAAGATG GCGACGGAGGGGATGAACATCAAGGAGGAGTGCAAGCGGTGGTTCACGGAGATGAAGTGGAAGAAGGTGCACCGCTTCGTGGTCTACAAGATCGACGAGCGGACGCGCGCCGTGCTGGTGGACAAGGTGGGCGGCCCCGGGGAGGGGTACGAGGAGCTCGTCGCCGCGCTGCCCGGCGACGACTGCCGCTACGCCGTCTTCGACTTCGACTTCGTCTCCGTCGACAACTGCCAGAAGAGCAAGATCTTCTTCATCGCATG GTCGCCGGCGGCGTCGAGGATAAGGGCCAAGATTCTGTACGCGACGTCGAAGCAAGGCCTGCGGCGGGTGCTGGAGGGGGTCCACTACGAGGTGCAGGCCACCGAGCGCTCCGAGATGGGCTTCGACGTCATCAGAGAGCGCGCGCAATGA